One genomic segment of Clostridium saccharoperbutylacetonicum N1-4(HMT) includes these proteins:
- the bioA gene encoding adenosylmethionine--8-amino-7-oxononanoate transaminase has translation MSLVEKDLKYIWHPCSQMKDYEDLKPIIIDHGKGIYLYDKDGKEYIDIVSSWWCNLLGHCNPTINEYIKNQLNNLEHVIFANFSHEPAIKLCEELSKIIPKGLTKFNFSDNGSASVECALKMSFQYQYQTGNKKKTKFMCLSEGYHGETIGALSVGSMDLYAKIYKPMLMDTIHVEVPDCYRCPYGKARECCNAECFENAEKSFEKYGEETCAIIVEPLLQGSAGMRIYPPVYLKKLRKLCDEYNVLLIADEIATGFGRTGKMFAFEHAGVSPDIMCVSKGLTGGYMPMAITITTDKIYNAFYDDYNKGKAFMHSHTYSGNPLGCSAAVAVQKVLKEEAILENAKVRAEYLNNKLNNALIENPHIGEIRHIGLINAMELVTNKKDKKSYDSKIRIGYEVYKKALNKGLILRPLGNVLYFNPPLIINEEEIDKAVSICKEAIEEVIF, from the coding sequence ATGAGTTTAGTTGAAAAAGATTTAAAATATATATGGCATCCATGCTCTCAGATGAAAGATTATGAAGATTTGAAGCCTATCATAATTGATCATGGAAAAGGTATTTATTTATATGATAAAGATGGTAAAGAATATATAGATATAGTAAGTTCGTGGTGGTGCAATTTGCTTGGACATTGTAATCCGACAATAAATGAGTATATAAAAAATCAGCTTAATAATTTAGAACATGTTATTTTTGCTAATTTTTCTCATGAACCAGCAATAAAACTTTGTGAAGAGTTAAGCAAAATCATTCCAAAAGGTCTTACAAAATTTAATTTTTCTGATAATGGTTCTGCGTCTGTTGAATGTGCTTTAAAAATGAGTTTTCAGTATCAATATCAAACAGGAAATAAGAAGAAAACAAAGTTTATGTGTTTAAGTGAAGGTTATCATGGAGAGACTATTGGAGCATTATCTGTTGGAAGTATGGATCTATATGCAAAAATTTATAAACCAATGTTAATGGATACAATTCATGTGGAAGTTCCCGATTGTTATAGGTGTCCTTATGGTAAAGCCAGAGAATGTTGCAATGCAGAATGCTTTGAGAATGCAGAAAAGTCTTTTGAAAAGTATGGTGAAGAGACCTGTGCAATAATTGTTGAACCGCTATTGCAGGGTAGTGCAGGAATGAGAATTTATCCTCCTGTATATTTAAAAAAATTGAGAAAACTATGTGATGAATATAATGTTCTTCTTATTGCAGATGAAATTGCCACTGGCTTTGGAAGGACAGGAAAAATGTTTGCTTTTGAACATGCAGGTGTCAGTCCTGATATTATGTGTGTATCAAAAGGATTAACAGGAGGCTATATGCCTATGGCAATAACAATTACAACAGATAAAATCTATAATGCATTTTATGATGATTACAATAAAGGAAAAGCATTTATGCATAGTCATACTTATAGCGGAAATCCTCTTGGCTGTTCTGCAGCTGTAGCAGTTCAAAAGGTTTTAAAGGAAGAAGCAATTTTAGAAAATGCAAAAGTAAGAGCAGAATATTTAAATAATAAATTAAATAATGCTTTAATAGAAAATCCACATATAGGTGAAATCAGACACATTGGATTAATTAATGCAATGGAACTTGTAACTAATAAAAAAGACAAAAAAAGTTATGATTCTAAGATTAGGATTGGGTATGAAGTGTATAAAAAGGCATTAAATAAAGGGTTAATACTAAGACCGCTTGGCAATGTGCTATATTTTAATCCTCCATTAATCATTAATGAGGAAGAAATAGATAAAGCAGTTTCAATATGTAAGGAAGCAATAGAAGAAGTAATATTTTAG
- the bioD gene encoding dethiobiotin synthase: MSKKIFITATGTDIGKTFVTALIVKKLRDAGYNAGYYKAALSGAEISENGLIPGDAYYVNKIANINETMDNLVSYVYKESVSPHLASKIEGNPVDMNKVIEAFNNSLLKYDYLTMEGSGGIVCPIRYDDKKIMLEDIIKELGLSTLIIADAGLGTINHVVLTAEYLKNRNISVKGIILNYYNEGNLLHEDNKKMIEAITKIPVIGVVKENDKELNIDINKLLEIYE, from the coding sequence ATGAGTAAGAAGATTTTTATTACTGCAACAGGAACCGATATAGGAAAAACTTTTGTAACAGCACTTATAGTAAAAAAATTAAGAGATGCAGGATATAATGCAGGTTATTATAAAGCAGCATTAAGCGGGGCAGAAATTTCAGAAAATGGACTTATACCAGGTGATGCTTATTATGTAAATAAAATAGCTAATATTAATGAAACTATGGACAATCTTGTATCATACGTATATAAAGAATCTGTATCACCACATTTAGCTTCAAAAATAGAAGGAAATCCTGTTGATATGAATAAAGTTATAGAAGCTTTTAATAACTCTTTATTAAAGTATGATTATTTAACTATGGAGGGCAGTGGTGGAATAGTATGTCCTATAAGGTATGATGATAAAAAAATCATGCTTGAAGATATTATAAAAGAATTAGGACTTTCAACATTAATTATTGCGGATGCAGGCCTTGGAACAATTAATCATGTGGTTCTTACTGCAGAATATTTAAAGAATAGAAATATATCAGTAAAAGGAATTATATTAAATTATTATAATGAAGGTAATCTGCTGCATGAAGATAATAAAAAAATGATAGAGGCAATTACAAAAATCCCGGTAATAGGAGTAGTAAAAGAAAATGATAAAGAATTAAATATTGATATTAATAAATTATTAGAAATATATGAGTAA
- the bioB gene encoding biotin synthase BioB: protein MDTLKEIKNKVLSGQMIGKDEALLLVNEPLENLCSTANEIRKHYCGNIFDICTIINGKSGQCSENCKFCAQSSFYNTNIEKYSLLDGEEILKQAKYNDDRGVLRYSIVTSGKKLNDDEVDNVCKSVRKIRKETNIAVCGSFGLLNKEQYKKLKEVGLTRVHNNLETSRNNFKNVCTTHTYDEKINAINDAKSAGLNICSGGIMGLGETMEDRIEMVIDIRNLGIHSIPVNMLNPIKGTPYENNKKLTNDEMCRIVAIFRFLVPNASIRLAGGRGLLSDKGRKCFLSGANAAISGDMLTTSGISIETDMKMINELGYEVELWNE from the coding sequence ATGGATACATTAAAAGAAATAAAAAATAAAGTATTAAGTGGACAAATGATAGGAAAAGATGAAGCATTACTTTTAGTTAATGAGCCATTAGAAAATTTATGCAGTACAGCAAATGAAATAAGAAAGCATTACTGCGGTAATATTTTTGATATATGTACAATTATAAATGGGAAAAGTGGTCAGTGTTCAGAAAACTGTAAGTTTTGTGCACAATCTTCGTTTTATAATACAAACATTGAGAAATATTCTTTGCTAGATGGGGAGGAAATTTTAAAACAGGCAAAATATAACGATGATAGAGGAGTACTTAGATATTCAATTGTAACTTCAGGAAAAAAATTAAATGATGATGAAGTGGATAATGTATGTAAAAGCGTAAGAAAGATAAGAAAAGAAACCAATATAGCTGTCTGTGGATCATTTGGACTTTTAAACAAGGAACAATACAAAAAACTTAAAGAAGTAGGATTAACAAGAGTGCATAACAATTTAGAGACTTCAAGAAATAATTTTAAAAATGTATGTACAACTCACACATATGATGAAAAAATAAATGCAATTAATGACGCAAAAAGTGCTGGGTTAAATATCTGCAGTGGTGGAATTATGGGACTTGGAGAAACTATGGAAGACAGAATTGAAATGGTTATTGACATAAGAAATTTAGGTATACATTCAATTCCTGTAAATATGTTAAATCCAATTAAAGGTACACCATATGAAAATAATAAAAAACTCACTAATGATGAGATGTGTAGGATAGTTGCAATATTTAGGTTTTTAGTACCTAATGCATCAATTAGACTTGCAGGTGGAAGAGGACTATTGTCTGATAAAGGTAGAAAATGTTTTTTGTCAGGTGCTAATGCAGCAATTTCAGGAGATATGCTAACTACATCTGGAATATCAATAGAAACAGATATGAAAATGATTAATGAGCTTGGATATGAGGTGGAACTTTGGAATGAGTAA
- a CDS encoding biotin transporter BioY: MENEKISIVGNKKKMTTKQLILCGLFTALIAVGAFIKIPIPVLPFTLQFLFTMMAGLLLGGEMGAYSVLIYILLGFIGLPIFTEGGGLGYIFKPTFGYIIGFWIASYVTGKIANEKSNPTYKRILTANFIGLAIVYSLGMIYYYIICNFVINTPIGVWPLFLYCFILAVPGDILLCILSALLYKRLIPTIKFIR, from the coding sequence ATGGAAAATGAAAAAATAAGCATAGTGGGAAATAAAAAAAAGATGACAACAAAACAGTTAATTTTATGTGGGCTCTTTACAGCATTAATTGCAGTGGGAGCATTTATTAAGATTCCAATACCAGTATTGCCATTTACGCTTCAGTTTTTATTTACTATGATGGCAGGTCTTCTACTTGGGGGGGAAATGGGTGCATACAGTGTTTTAATATATATTCTGCTTGGGTTTATAGGATTGCCTATATTTACTGAAGGGGGAGGATTAGGTTATATATTTAAACCAACGTTTGGTTATATAATTGGATTTTGGATTGCAAGCTATGTTACTGGAAAAATTGCAAATGAAAAATCTAATCCAACATATAAAAGGATCTTAACAGCTAATTTTATTGGACTAGCCATTGTTTATAGTCTGGGAATGATTTATTATTATATAATTTGCAATTTTGTAATTAACACTCCAATAGGTGTATGGCCACTGTTTTTATATTGTTTTATTTTAGCAGTTCCAGGAGATATTTTACTTTGTATATTAAGTGCACTTCTTTATAAGCGTCTTATTCCTACAATTAAATTTATTAGATAG
- a CDS encoding DUF262 domain-containing protein, which produces MYQESLLTSDIDVSLIKNWEVNSNTSDYNLDRIRYEIELGNKSQGGINLKPFYQREYKFTKKDESLLIESLLGGIPIPVIYLASDTSKIPHVSNVIDGQHRLMAVYRFLNNEFALTGLNKFTQLDGLFFKQLHPTIQNKLLYQISLTLEFIHVQDDPELELEIFTRYNQGTNPLTPQEIRHVVFTSIFNDWLVNKLDNWKDLKYMREIFNLSSKRFNDKSTHQEFYVLLGIYKNLTEPNYGIKLSKNKKTHVLQVGINQDYYSSTSYVIEFMSYARKLDEIESQSLISECESFINKFSAFLKSVYYDTGLYYPLSKEIFQIEKTRNYKMQTSILMIMTSVFNWILENNISYFSESDKLKLKAVISKGFNNSEFPTTTSSTTEPKFLVRTISTIINEIELAYSIR; this is translated from the coding sequence ATGTATCAAGAAAGTTTATTAACATCTGATATAGATGTTAGTTTAATAAAAAATTGGGAAGTTAATTCTAATACTAGTGACTATAATTTAGATAGAATACGCTACGAAATTGAACTAGGCAATAAAAGTCAAGGCGGTATAAACTTAAAGCCCTTTTATCAAAGAGAATATAAATTCACAAAAAAAGACGAATCATTATTGATTGAATCTCTACTAGGTGGTATACCTATACCTGTTATATACTTAGCCTCTGATACAAGTAAAATACCTCATGTTAGCAATGTAATAGATGGGCAACATCGATTAATGGCTGTATATAGATTTCTGAACAATGAATTTGCTCTTACAGGATTAAATAAATTTACCCAATTAGATGGTCTCTTTTTTAAACAATTGCATCCTACAATTCAAAATAAACTTTTATATCAAATTAGTCTAACTCTTGAATTTATACACGTTCAGGATGATCCTGAATTAGAACTTGAAATATTTACAAGATATAATCAAGGCACTAATCCATTAACTCCGCAGGAAATACGCCATGTTGTCTTTACCTCTATATTCAATGATTGGCTGGTTAATAAACTTGATAATTGGAAAGACCTCAAGTATATGCGAGAAATTTTTAATTTATCTTCTAAAAGATTTAATGATAAGAGTACTCACCAAGAATTCTATGTTCTACTAGGTATATATAAAAACTTAACTGAGCCTAATTACGGAATTAAGCTATCTAAAAATAAAAAAACCCATGTACTACAAGTTGGCATTAATCAAGATTATTATAGCTCTACTTCTTATGTAATAGAATTTATGAGTTATGCTAGAAAGCTTGATGAAATTGAAAGCCAATCACTAATATCTGAATGTGAATCTTTTATTAATAAATTCTCGGCATTTCTTAAAAGTGTATATTATGATACTGGATTGTATTATCCTTTATCAAAAGAAATATTTCAAATTGAGAAAACTAGAAATTATAAAATGCAGACAAGCATATTGATGATTATGACATCTGTTTTTAATTGGATTTTAGAAAATAATATATCATATTTTTCTGAATCTGATAAACTTAAATTAAAAGCAGTTATTTCAAAGGGATTTAATAATAGTGAATTTCCTACTACCACAAGTTCTACTACAGAACCTAAATTCCTTGTTAGAACTATTTCAACAATAATTAACGAAATAGAGTTAGCTTATTCTATAAGATAA